A genomic region of Desulfosarcina ovata subsp. ovata contains the following coding sequences:
- a CDS encoding AbrB/MazE/SpoVT family DNA-binding domain-containing protein — protein MLAKIQKWGNSQGLRIAKNLLADAKLGVGDEVDIRVKDGIMIVTPTQKIRGKHRLEDLVARIPENYQPGEANWGEPMGKEAW, from the coding sequence ATGCTTGCAAAAATTCAGAAATGGGGCAATAGCCAAGGCCTTCGCATTGCTAAGAATCTACTTGCAGATGCAAAATTGGGCGTTGGTGACGAGGTGGATATCCGTGTCAAAGACGGTATTATGATCGTCACACCGACCCAAAAGATTCGTGGTAAGCACAGGCTTGAAGATCTTGTCGCACGTATTCCTGAAAATTACCAGCCCGGTGAAGCCAACTGGGGTGAGCCGATGGGTAAGGAGGCCTGGTAA
- a CDS encoding type II toxin-antitoxin system PemK/MazF family toxin, translated as MGRRPALVVSKDLFNRSTGLAIVCPVTNTDRGFPFHVAIPRNSKLTGFIMVEQVKSVDFRARRAKRIEHGNVVACNEGKYVNRDAFIRFVKIQSYQRLMEDNIFFKAVRQCIGLASNSCHDCMQSRTL; from the coding sequence ATGGGTCGTCGTCCGGCATTGGTTGTCAGCAAAGACCTGTTTAATCGAAGCACTGGTTTGGCCATAGTCTGCCCGGTTACGAATACGGATCGTGGTTTCCCCTTTCATGTCGCTATTCCGCGAAACAGCAAGCTGACAGGTTTTATTATGGTTGAGCAGGTGAAATCTGTTGATTTCCGCGCTCGTCGAGCTAAACGAATCGAGCATGGCAATGTTGTAGCCTGCAATGAAGGGAAGTACGTGAACAGGGATGCTTTCATTCGTTTCGTTAAAATCCAATCCTATCAACGGTTAATGGAAGATAACATTTTCTTCAAAGCTGTTCGCCAATGCATCGGTTTGGCTTCAAATTCATGCCATGATTGTATGCAATCAAGGACACTATAA
- the rfbD gene encoding dTDP-4-dehydrorhamnose reductase, translating into MNVLIIGGKGQLGQTLSRTAPDHIDVKSLDLPEFDITNLENVAAVFGEEKPDVIINASAYTAVDKAEEEPELAFAVNTTGPENLAVAAKNTGSRLIHISTDYVFDGTACTPYQPDAPCNPPGVYGRTKRQGEINVQSSLDDYVIIRTSWLYSQYGNNFVLTMIRLMQEREELKVVCDQVGGPTWASTLATAIWAVIEKPNLNGIYHWSDAGVASWYDFTVAIQEEAYHLGLLSKTIPISPIRSDAFPTPAKRPSYSVLDCIQSWHEFEAKPMHWRTALKKMLSSINR; encoded by the coding sequence ATGAACGTTCTTATTATCGGTGGAAAAGGGCAGTTGGGCCAAACGCTTTCCAGGACCGCTCCGGATCATATTGACGTCAAATCACTCGATTTGCCTGAATTCGACATTACGAATTTGGAAAACGTTGCAGCGGTGTTTGGCGAAGAAAAACCGGATGTGATCATCAACGCGTCTGCATATACCGCTGTGGATAAGGCGGAGGAGGAGCCCGAACTTGCTTTCGCAGTCAACACTACCGGTCCGGAAAACCTGGCTGTGGCGGCAAAAAATACAGGCAGCCGCCTGATTCACATTTCCACGGATTATGTGTTCGATGGCACCGCCTGCACTCCTTACCAACCCGACGCACCTTGTAATCCGCCTGGCGTGTATGGGCGCACCAAGCGCCAAGGCGAAATCAATGTTCAGTCATCCCTCGATGATTATGTAATCATCCGGACCTCGTGGCTTTACAGCCAGTATGGCAATAATTTCGTTCTGACGATGATTCGATTGATGCAGGAGCGGGAGGAACTCAAGGTCGTCTGCGACCAGGTCGGTGGTCCCACATGGGCGTCCACCTTGGCCACGGCAATCTGGGCCGTTATAGAAAAACCAAACTTGAACGGTATTTATCATTGGTCGGATGCGGGTGTGGCCAGTTGGTATGATTTTACGGTGGCCATTCAGGAAGAAGCATACCATCTCGGTCTTTTGAGCAAGACAATTCCCATCTCGCCGATAAGAAGCGATGCCTTTCCAACACCTGCCAAACGCCCGTCTTATAGTGTCCTTGATTGCATACAATCATGGCATGAATTTGAAGCCAAACCGATGCATTGGCGAACAGCTTTGAAGAAAATGTTATCTTCCATTAACCGTTGA